The genomic stretch TTCAACAAAATACGTCCTGTCGGTTATAAAAACGCTGGCACAACGCTTCCTCTGGTGGTGCATTTTGCAGCACTTGGCTATTGGCTGAAGTATCAGATAGCGCATGCGGAGAAACACATCATGACGGCGACGAATGAAGACGACCCTCGCGGTCTTGCTCTTGCTGTGACGGCATATATCATGTGGGGGTTTCTGCCGCTTTATATGAAAGCTCTTGCCCATGTGCCACCGATAGAAGTGATCGCGCACCGGGTGATCTGGTCGGTTCCGATTGCCGCCGTGATCCTGCTCGTGATGCGGCGCACAGCCGATATCCGCGCAGCTCTTTCCAGCCCGCGCGCGCTGGGCATGGCAGCGGTGACTGCGGCGCTGATTTCGGTCAATTGGGGGATTTACGTCTGGGCGATTGGGTCGGGGCATGCGCTGGATGCTGCACTTGGCTATTATATCAATCCGCTTTTCAGCGTCGCACTCGGTGCCCTGCTGCTCGGCGAAAGGCCGCGCGGGGCTCAGCTTTTTGCAATCGCGCTGGCGGCAGTGGCGGTCATAGTATTAACGGTCGCGGCGGGCCAGATACCGATAGCGGCACTAGGGCTGACGTTCAGTTGGGGGTTCTACGCCTATTTCAAGAAGAGCCTCCCTGTTGGTCCGGCACAGGGCTTCTTTCTCGAGGTGCTACTGCTGACCCCACCCGCGCTCGCGATCATCACTTGGGCGAGTATGAACGGTCAAAGCCATTTTGTTACGGGATCAGTGATAGATACTTGGCTGTTATTGAGTGCGGGGCTTGTGACGGCGGTGCCGTTGATCATCTACGCCACCGGGGCCAAGCTTCTGCGGCTCTCAACGATCGGCATCCTGCAGTACATCGCGCCAACAATGATCTTTCTTACCGCGGTTTTCGTCTTTGACGAACCGTTTGGCACAGCGCGGATGATCGCCTTTCCGATGATCTGGACAGCACTCGTAATCTACACTGTTTCGCTCATCCGCCAGTCCCGTCACAAACGGCACCACAAAATGGTCACACCTGATCCAGTGTGACGGGGGAATGTTGAAGCTCTCACCAAAGCAGTCGTAATGCTAGATGACCAGTTACCGTTGGAAGACCGGCCGAGAACGCTCTTCTGTGCACCACGCAGGGCACCAGTACTGTTGACGGCGCTTTAAGCCGTCAACAACCGGTTCGGTAAAAAGACAATGGTCCTTGCCAATGGAGGCATGTCGCGATCCTAGCAACTGCGCACAAATCACCGCAGCCCACGCTGCACAACGCGGATCTCGGACCTGCCAGTGGTGAGTTGACACATGAGCATCGGGCTCACCCCCCTCCCATGGTTCCTCCGTGCCCCTTTATGTATACGGGGGGGCTTGGCGCGCCATTTCGCTAGCGCGTGGCTTTTTCACCGGGGAATCCACTTCGAAGCCAGTTTGGTCGGCGGCCAAAATAAAGTGACTCAATTACAAGGGGTTGGACGCTCAAAACTGGCTCTCAGGGTGGATTCTTGAGTGGTTTAGTCAAGAATCCACCTGGCCAAAAGCGAGCCAGTTTAGCCAAACAGGGAAGCCACTCCGGCCGTGGACCTTTTTGTGGTCAGCAGAACACGTTGATTCAAAACGTAAAAAGAGTTTGACAAAGCTGCCCCCCTTGACTCATACACAAATCATCGAAGATCTGCGCCCGGAGAATAACCCTTGCGGGCGCTTTTGTTTTCCTGACATCGCGGATCCTGTTCTGGTCGCCGATTATGCCGGCGTGAGCATCGGTATGTCGCCCCTGCCCTAAATGAGAACCGTCCATGGACCTCGTCTTTGCGCCGAGCCAGATTGAAAGCTGGTCGATTGCCCGGCTGCGCCCCTACGTGCGCAATGCCAAGATGCATAGCG from Yoonia vestfoldensis encodes the following:
- the rarD gene encoding EamA family transporter RarD; translated protein: MTATNEDDPRGLALAVTAYIMWGFLPLYMKALAHVPPIEVIAHRVIWSVPIAAVILLVMRRTADIRAALSSPRALGMAAVTAALISVNWGIYVWAIGSGHALDAALGYYINPLFSVALGALLLGERPRGAQLFAIALAAVAVIVLTVAAGQIPIAALGLTFSWGFYAYFKKSLPVGPAQGFFLEVLLLTPPALAIITWASMNGQSHFVTGSVIDTWLLLSAGLVTAVPLIIYATGAKLLRLSTIGILQYIAPTMIFLTAVFVFDEPFGTARMIAFPMIWTALVIYTVSLIRQSRHKRHHKMVTPDPV
- a CDS encoding DUF4113 domain-containing protein encodes the protein MRTNHRSPRCTTRISDLPVVS